The following proteins come from a genomic window of Trifolium pratense cultivar HEN17-A07 linkage group LG4, ARS_RC_1.1, whole genome shotgun sequence:
- the LOC123924409 gene encoding CTP synthase-like — protein MKYVLVTGGVVSGLGKGITASSIGLLLKACGLRVTAIKIDPYLNTDAGTMSPIEHGEVYVLDDGGEVDLDLGNYERFMDVKLTRDNNITTGKIYQSVIDKERRGDYLGKTVQVVPHITDAIQDWIERVAHIPVDGKEGPADVCVIELGGTIGDIESMPFIQALGHFSYRVGANNFCLVHVSLVPVLNVVGEQKTKPTQHSVRGLRSQGLSPQILACRSTMVLDENARAKLSQFCLLPGENIITLYDVPNIWHIPLLLRDQKAHEAIFKVLNLKGMAQEPDLEEWTYRAEACDLLHEPVRIALVGKYTCLSDSYLSVLKALIHASVSCQKKLTVDWISATNLEDATAKENPDAYKAAWKLLKGADGVLVPGGFGDRGVQGKIIAAKYARVNRIPYLGICLGMQVAVIEFARSVLGLKDANSTEFEPNTKSPCVIFMPEGSKTHMGGTMRLGSRRTYFQTKECKSAKLYGGKSFIDERHRHRYEVNPDLVTRLEKSGLSFTGKDETGQRMEIVEIPNHPYFIGVQFHPEFKSRPGSPSPVFLGFIAAACGQLEAVLQHSSRGVSNDISSMKTYQNGSATKPQAYRQEYVYGNGIGNGLHY, from the exons ATGAAGTATGTTCTTGTAACTGGAGGAGTTGTTAGTGGACTTGGAAAAGGAATTACAGCAAGTAGTATTGGTTTGCTTCTCAAAGCTTGTGGACTTCGTGTAACTGCTATTAAAATTG ATCCTTATTTGAACACAGATGCTGGAACAATGTCACCTATAGAACATGGAGAAGTTTATGTCTTAGATGATGGTGGTGAG gtgGACCTGGATCTTGGAAATTATGAGCGCTTTATGGATGTCAAGTTGACTCGTGATAATAACATAACTACAGGAAAGATTTACCAG TCTGTCATTGATAAGGAGAGAAGAGGAGATTATTTGGGAAAAACTGTTCAG GTTGTCCCTCATATAACTGATGCTATTCAAGATTGGATAGAAAGGGTGGCCCACATACCAGTGGATGGAAAAGAAGGTCCAGCTGATGTATGTGTCATAGAATTGGGTGGAACCATAG GTGATATTGAGTCCATGCCATTTATTCAAGCATTAGGACATTTCTCATATAGAGTAG GCGCTAACAACTTTTGCTTGGTTCATGTCAGCCTTGTTCCTGTTTTAAATGTTGTTGGTGAACAA AAAACAAAACCAACCCAGCATAGTGTGAGAGGACTTAGAAGCCAAGGACTGTCTCCACAAATCTTGGCATGCCGCAGCACAATG GTACTAGATGAAAATGCAAGGGCGAAACTCTCTCAATTTTGCCTACTTCCA GGGGAAAACATAATTACTCTTTATGATGTTCCCAACATATGGCACATTCCTTTGCTTTTAAGA GATCAGAAGGCTCATGAAGCAATATTTAAAGTGCTGAACCTTAAGGG TATGGCTCAAGAGCCTGATTTAGAAGAATGGACTTATAGAGCTGAAGCTTGTGATTTACTTCATGAACCA GTTCGTATAGCGCTAGTCGGGAAATATACATGCCTTTCAGATTCCTACCTCTCCGTTCTAAAG GCCTTAATTCATGCTTCTGTCAGTTGCCAAAAGAAACTTACTGTGGACTGGATTTCAGCTACCAACCTCGAAGATGCAACTGCGAAAGAG AATCCTGATGCGTATAAGGCAGCATGGAAGTTATTAAAGGGCGCGGATGGTGTTCTTGTTCCTGGAGGCTTTGGTGATAGAGGAGTGCAAGGAAAAATTATCGCAGCTAAATATGCACGCGTAAACAGAATTCCATACCTTGGTATTTGTCTTGGAATGCAAGTTGCTGTCATAGAGTTTGCGCGATCTGTGCTTGGTCTTAAAGATGCTAATAGTACTGAATTTGAACCGAATACCAAAAGTCCATGCGTCATTTTTATGCCTGAG GGCTCAAAAACACATATGGGAGGTACCATGCGTCTTGGATCGAGGAGGACATATTTCCAAACCAAAGAATGCAAATCTGCAAAATT ATATGGCGGCAAAAGCTTCATTGATGAGAGACATCGGCATAGATACGAG GTGAACCCTGATTTGGTAACTCGCCTTGAAAAGTCTGGTCTTTCATTTACCGGAAAGGATGAAACTGGTCAACGAATGGAG ATTGTTGAGATACCGAATCATCCTTATTTTATCGGTGTCCAATTCCACCCTGAATTTAAATCGAGACCAGGAAGTCCGTCTCCTGTGTTCTTAG GGTTTATTGCAGCAGCATGTGGACAACTTGAAGCTGTATTGCAACACTCTTCAAGAGGAGTAAGCAATGATATCTCATCAATGAAAACATATCAAAATGGATCAGCAACAAAACCACAAGCTTATAGGCAAGAATATGTATATGGAAACGGCATTGGAAATGGATTGCATTACTAA